From the Deltaproteobacteria bacterium genome, one window contains:
- a CDS encoding SurA N-terminal domain-containing protein — translation MLSAIRKHTGSWGLKVLYFIVAITFLGGFGGIFAAVRGCGSGLSEGTVAMVNHNAISLNNFNRAYRNTINAYQKEQKITLTRDEITKLNIPEEVLSSLISNEVAKEKSRSIGFIVTNVELREEIAHIQAFQNKEHQFDPRLYYAVLREQNILPSEFQNDIKEEILILKLKKIFYDGTFLQNSEYNILNKISKQPLENPADMLNNFSQLRYAIAQSSYNTWLKGVTAEANIEQNKTILSSLTQPKE, via the coding sequence ATGTTAAGCGCAATAAGAAAACATACGGGCTCATGGGGATTAAAGGTGCTATATTTTATAGTGGCGATAACCTTCCTTGGAGGTTTCGGTGGTATATTCGCAGCAGTGCGAGGCTGCGGTAGCGGTCTTTCGGAAGGCACCGTTGCAATGGTCAATCATAATGCAATATCACTCAATAATTTTAACAGGGCTTATAGGAATACGATCAATGCATACCAAAAAGAACAAAAGATCACACTGACACGCGATGAAATCACAAAGCTGAATATCCCTGAAGAGGTATTGAGCAGTCTTATATCCAATGAAGTAGCAAAAGAAAAATCACGTTCTATTGGATTTATAGTAACTAATGTGGAGCTAAGAGAAGAGATAGCACATATTCAAGCATTCCAGAACAAAGAGCATCAATTCGATCCAAGACTGTATTATGCTGTTTTGCGTGAACAAAATATCCTGCCTTCAGAATTCCAAAATGATATCAAAGAAGAAATCTTGATACTCAAATTAAAAAAGATTTTTTATGATGGCACCTTCCTGCAAAACAGCGAATATAACATACTGAATAAGATTTCCAAACAGCCCTTGGAGAATCCTGCTGATATGCTTAATAACTTTTCACAGTTAAGATATGCGATTGCACAATCATCCTATAATACATGGCTTAAAGGCGTAACGGCTGAGGCAAACATCGAGCAGAATAAAACTATCCTATCAAGTCTCACACAACCAAAAGAGTAG
- a CDS encoding IS3 family transposase (programmed frameshift), whose protein sequence is MQAKRYTEEQIIRVLEEERAGAKVMDLCRKYGMSDATFYNWKAKYSGMTVSDLRRLKFLEEENRKLKRIVADQALDIAALKGIKLKKLVKPKVKRAAVDYVVRGFGLSKRRALQLVHLCWASYIYRRKDKGDDALRKRMHEIAQHRRRLGSPRIYTLLRREGWKMNHKKVDRLYKEEKLSLRLRKRKRLPARQRISLTVPNAPNKCWSMDFVSDSIAQGRRFRVLNIVDDYTKESPAMEVDTSLGGVRVAQVLERLKQTRGLSDRIRTDNGPEFISRALDEWAYQNGVKLDFIEPGKPMENAFIESFNGRFRDECLNENWFMTLQEAREIIEHWRIDYNQNRPHGSLEGLTPDEFARKHEIMVRNSQETLIQGAL, encoded by the exons ATGCAAGCAAAAAGGTATACCGAGGAACAAATAATACGTGTTCTTGAGGAAGAGCGAGCCGGGGCAAAGGTCATGGATCTGTGCCGTAAATACGGGATGAGCGATGCGACGTTTTACAACTGGAAAGCGAAATACTCCGGCATGACGGTCAGCGATCTGCGCAGACTGAAATTCCTGGAGGAAGAGAATCGCAAACTAAAGCGCATTGTAGCGGATCAGGCATTGGATATTGCGGCACTCAAGGGAATAA AACTCAAAAAACTGGTAAAGCCCAAGGTCAAGCGAGCAGCAGTGGATTATGTGGTAAGAGGCTTTGGGCTGAGTAAACGAAGGGCGTTACAACTGGTACATTTATGCTGGGCCAGTTATATATACCGTAGGAAAGACAAGGGGGACGATGCGTTACGCAAGCGTATGCATGAAATTGCGCAACATCGACGGAGGTTGGGTTCGCCCCGCATCTATACCCTGTTAAGAAGAGAGGGATGGAAAATGAATCATAAGAAGGTAGATCGGCTGTATAAGGAAGAGAAGCTGTCATTGAGGCTGCGGAAACGTAAACGGCTGCCGGCACGGCAGCGGATATCCCTTACGGTTCCAAACGCACCGAATAAGTGCTGGTCCATGGATTTTGTATCAGACAGCATTGCACAGGGGCGAAGATTCCGTGTTTTAAACATCGTTGATGATTACACGAAGGAAAGTCCTGCTATGGAGGTAGATACGTCTCTTGGAGGTGTTCGAGTAGCGCAGGTTTTAGAGAGGTTAAAGCAAACCAGAGGATTGTCTGATAGAATCAGAACTGACAATGGTCCTGAATTTATCAGCCGTGCACTGGATGAATGGGCATATCAGAACGGGGTGAAGCTGGACTTCATAGAACCGGGCAAGCCTATGGAGAATGCTTTTATAGAAAGCTTTAATGGGCGGTTCCGGGATGAATGCCTGAACGAGAACTGGTTTATGACGCTTCAGGAAGCCAGGGAGATCATTGAGCATTGGCGGATTGATTACAATCAGAACCGGCCACACGGCTCCTTAGAAGGACTTACACCGGATGAATTTGCAAGAAAGCACGAAATAATGGTAAGGAATAGTCAGGAAACTCTAATTCAAGGTGCTCTATAA
- a CDS encoding NAD-binding protein yields the protein MRIVIIGTGRLGSKLVDIFVKHGDNILVVEQTESKFIYIENREGVEFLVGNATDEKVLRDAFRKPADIVMVVTGDDYTNILISQKIRLIDKTTRVVTRLFDTNLATIYSELGMEIVCPTSLTISTLAKMLGI from the coding sequence ATGAGAATAGTAATAATAGGTACAGGGCGACTTGGTTCAAAACTTGTGGATATATTTGTGAAGCACGGAGACAATATACTCGTAGTTGAACAAACAGAAAGTAAATTTATCTATATAGAGAATAGAGAAGGAGTTGAGTTTCTTGTGGGGAATGCAACAGACGAAAAGGTATTGAGAGACGCATTCAGAAAACCCGCCGATATTGTAATGGTTGTAACGGGTGATGATTATACAAATATACTAATATCACAAAAGATAAGGTTAATAGATAAAACTACAAGGGTTGTAACACGTCTGTTTGATACAAACCTTGCAACAATTTACTCAGAACTTGGTATGGAAATCGTATGTCCTACAAGCCTAACGATTAGCACCCTTGCAAAAATGCTTGGAATATAA
- a CDS encoding LapA family protein — protein MKLFKQFIIILLVVLFFITFFQNYDKLSKEVSFQFSLYFIRWGTTPFPLWLIILISFAIGYLIAFIFNVSHIVTHKNKIRALNRALKEKDDAIIKQDLDKQNK, from the coding sequence ATGAAGTTATTTAAGCAATTCATTATAATTTTATTGGTTGTATTATTTTTTATTACGTTCTTTCAGAATTATGATAAACTCAGTAAAGAGGTTTCTTTCCAATTTAGTCTGTACTTTATTAGATGGGGTACCACACCATTTCCCCTATGGCTCATAATACTTATATCTTTTGCAATTGGATATTTGATTGCATTTATATTTAATGTTTCACACATAGTGACCCACAAAAATAAGATAAGAGCGCTTAATAGAGCACTAAAAGAAAAAGATGACGCTATCATAAAACAGGATTTAGATAAGCAAAACAAATAG
- a CDS encoding NAD-binding protein, translating into MYIIIVGASKAGTNLAKTLLSAKHEVTIIDNNKSKVAELSETYGDSIIFGNGANASVLKAAGANRADVVLALTGDDATNLVVCQLTKLMFMTPRTISRISDPANEVIFQSIGVDATINSTRILNYLIEEQVQAGDVVVPLFPLKGGNVELVQLDVKKGAGVIDKKIKDIGFPEGVIIVSIYRGEKTIIPKGETVFYDNDKVIAIVNKEKIENVQQIFKAS; encoded by the coding sequence ATGTACATTATAATAGTCGGAGCAAGTAAAGCTGGTACAAACCTTGCAAAAACCCTTTTGTCCGCAAAACATGAGGTTACCATAATAGATAACAACAAATCAAAGGTAGCAGAACTGTCAGAAACCTATGGTGATTCGATTATATTCGGGAATGGTGCAAATGCTTCGGTTTTAAAGGCAGCAGGCGCAAACAGGGCTGATGTTGTTCTTGCACTTACAGGAGACGATGCAACCAACCTTGTTGTATGCCAGCTTACAAAACTTATGTTTATGACACCAAGAACCATATCAAGAATTTCTGACCCTGCCAATGAGGTAATCTTTCAAAGTATAGGTGTTGATGCTACGATTAACTCTACGAGGATACTCAATTATCTTATCGAAGAACAGGTTCAGGCAGGTGATGTTGTTGTTCCCCTATTCCCCTTAAAAGGCGGGAATGTGGAGCTTGTGCAACTTGATGTCAAAAAAGGGGCAGGAGTTATTGACAAAAAAATAAAAGATATCGGCTTTCCAGAGGGTGTCATAATTGTTTCAATTTATAGAGGAGAAAAAACCATCATCCCAAAGGGAGAAACCGTCTTTTATGACAACGATAAGGTCATAGCGATTGTAAACAAAGAAAAGATAGAGAATGTTCAGCAAATTTTTAAAGCATCATAG
- a CDS encoding APC family permease, with product MANDTTTHLSEQPVPELRRDVTVWGSYMWGYADVGADIYAALGLVIAAAQGAASLAFAVAGIVYIMIGLAYTELAATYPVAGGGHYFTLRGLGDFWGFVTGVALLLDYTIDIALFAVASAGYINFFLPFFGIHPGSFMFNLGPLHIDYLWLLESLFFIIFLIWLNIKGIKESSLFNEVIGAVDIATESSVIVFGFLFAWKPAILAQQWHLSFPTLHNFMYGSSLAIISFVGLESISQAAQETKRPATIIPRTSITLIFTVFIFATAFSTLSLGILPWQTFAQHVGDPIATLAHAIPYVGLVAGPITALLGATILMISANSGVMSVSRLTYSMSEFSLLTNWLDKVHPKYKTPVRAIVVFSGIGILEMLLSFLTPQAMNTLGNMYAFGATLGYMIVFISLIKLRFSDPYTPRPYKIPLNLKIKYKGNVVEFPVLGVIGFLGVSMVLFEVILTHKIGRIAGPAWVLLGIIYYIAFRKKNNMPVFGSIKRDWEKHQMDVLMSAEEFELAEAYRLALKERDEKIIKNGQNGSVK from the coding sequence ATGGCTAACGATACCACTACACACTTATCAGAACAGCCTGTCCCGGAACTTAGAAGAGATGTTACCGTATGGGGCTCTTACATGTGGGGTTATGCCGATGTAGGGGCTGATATTTATGCTGCGCTCGGTCTTGTTATTGCAGCGGCTCAGGGTGCAGCATCACTTGCTTTTGCAGTAGCAGGTATTGTTTACATCATGATAGGGCTTGCTTATACGGAGCTTGCGGCAACATACCCTGTTGCAGGCGGAGGACATTACTTTACACTCAGGGGGTTAGGAGATTTCTGGGGATTTGTTACTGGCGTTGCCCTTTTACTCGATTATACGATCGATATCGCATTATTTGCAGTAGCATCGGCTGGATATATAAATTTCTTTCTGCCGTTTTTTGGTATACATCCGGGTAGTTTTATGTTTAATCTCGGGCCGTTACACATAGATTATTTATGGCTTTTAGAATCTTTATTCTTTATAATATTTTTAATCTGGCTTAACATAAAGGGGATAAAAGAATCTTCATTGTTTAATGAAGTAATAGGAGCTGTTGATATCGCAACAGAGTCTTCCGTAATCGTATTTGGTTTTTTGTTCGCATGGAAACCCGCTATACTTGCTCAGCAATGGCATTTGTCATTCCCAACGCTGCATAATTTTATGTACGGCTCATCACTTGCCATAATATCATTTGTGGGGCTTGAATCCATATCTCAGGCAGCACAAGAGACGAAAAGACCTGCAACCATTATACCAAGGACATCCATCACACTCATATTTACGGTATTTATTTTTGCAACAGCCTTTTCCACATTAAGTCTCGGGATACTCCCATGGCAGACGTTTGCTCAACACGTAGGAGACCCGATAGCAACGTTAGCACATGCAATACCGTATGTAGGACTTGTAGCAGGCCCTATAACAGCACTTCTTGGTGCAACTATCCTCATGATATCAGCCAACTCAGGTGTTATGAGCGTATCAAGGCTTACATATTCAATGAGTGAATTCAGCCTTTTAACAAATTGGCTGGACAAAGTTCATCCAAAATATAAAACACCTGTAAGGGCCATAGTTGTATTCTCAGGCATAGGTATACTTGAGATGCTTCTATCCTTTCTTACCCCGCAGGCAATGAATACACTCGGCAATATGTATGCATTCGGTGCAACACTCGGGTATATGATTGTATTTATATCGCTCATAAAGCTCAGATTCTCGGATCCATACACTCCAAGACCTTATAAAATACCACTCAACCTAAAAATTAAATACAAGGGTAATGTTGTGGAGTTTCCCGTGCTTGGGGTAATAGGATTCTTAGGCGTAAGCATGGTCCTTTTTGAAGTTATATTGACGCATAAAATTGGTAGAATTGCAGGCCCTGCGTGGGTTTTACTTGGAATCATATACTACATTGCATTTAGAAAAAAGAATAATATGCCTGTATTCGGTAGTATAAAACGGGATTGGGAAAAACATCAGATGGATGTCTTAATGTCGGCTGAGGAATTTGAACTGGCAGAGGCGTACAGGCTTGCTTTAAAAGAACGAGATGAAAAGATTATCAAAAATGGACAAAATGGGTCTGTTAAATAA
- a CDS encoding DUF1957 domain-containing protein: MNGYLAIVLHSHLPYVRHPEYNDFLEEDWLYEAITETYLPLLDAFDRMLNDNIKFHITISLTPTLMEMLKDELLMKRYKHHLSKLIELSEKEIIRTQKDPDFNQLARMYYDRFKHYMDVFEKRYRGDIVSGFKEFIDAGAVDVLASCATHAYLPLIIDDPWKDNQIRIGVDTYKHWFGLKPSGFWLPENAYIEGVDSLLAKSGIGYTFLDAHGLLNASIQPVYGVYAPICAETGVCFFGRDHQSAKQVWSAKEGYPGDNDYREFYRDVGYDLDFDYIKPYLHSDGSRSNLGIKYYRITGPTDQKEPYNPEWASKKTEIHAGNFVFNREKHIEYLSSIMDRKPIIVSTYDAELFGHWWFEGPEFLEHVFRKLHAINDRVKSISPPIYLKEYTENQIAQPAQSSWGDKGYHEVWLNGTNDWIYKHLHMAQDRMKTLIRIKKASPVKHRAINQALRELLLVQSSDWPFIMNSGTNVNYAKKRFISHISRFTYLYEQITNNSIDPEFLNETESKDNIFNWLDYTNYE, translated from the coding sequence ATGAATGGTTATTTAGCCATTGTGCTTCATTCACATCTGCCTTATGTAAGACATCCTGAGTATAATGATTTTCTTGAAGAAGATTGGCTTTATGAAGCAATAACAGAAACATACCTTCCCCTGCTTGATGCATTTGATCGAATGCTTAACGATAACATTAAATTTCACATAACTATTAGTCTTACCCCTACATTAATGGAGATGCTGAAAGATGAACTGCTTATGAAAAGATACAAGCATCATCTTTCAAAACTTATAGAGCTAAGCGAAAAAGAGATTATACGTACCCAAAAGGATCCAGACTTTAATCAACTCGCGAGGATGTATTATGATAGATTCAAACATTACATGGATGTATTTGAGAAAAGGTATAGAGGAGACATAGTCTCAGGATTCAAGGAGTTTATTGATGCAGGAGCTGTTGATGTACTAGCTTCATGTGCAACACACGCATACCTGCCGCTGATTATTGACGATCCGTGGAAGGATAATCAGATTCGTATTGGCGTCGATACGTACAAGCATTGGTTTGGTTTAAAGCCGTCTGGATTCTGGCTGCCGGAGAACGCTTATATAGAGGGGGTTGACAGCCTTTTAGCCAAAAGCGGTATCGGGTATACATTCCTTGACGCACATGGATTGCTCAATGCGTCTATTCAGCCCGTGTACGGCGTTTATGCACCCATATGCGCGGAAACGGGTGTATGCTTCTTTGGAAGGGATCATCAGTCGGCAAAACAGGTATGGAGTGCAAAAGAGGGCTATCCGGGGGATAATGACTACAGGGAATTTTATAGGGATGTTGGATATGATCTGGATTTTGATTATATCAAGCCGTACCTGCACAGTGACGGCTCGAGATCAAACCTTGGAATAAAGTATTACAGGATCACGGGTCCTACAGATCAAAAAGAGCCGTACAATCCGGAATGGGCATCTAAAAAAACAGAGATACATGCGGGTAATTTTGTTTTCAACAGGGAGAAACATATTGAGTATCTATCAAGCATTATGGACAGAAAGCCTATAATAGTATCCACTTATGATGCGGAGCTGTTTGGGCACTGGTGGTTTGAAGGCCCCGAGTTTCTCGAGCATGTTTTTAGAAAACTTCACGCAATAAATGATCGCGTTAAATCAATCTCTCCGCCCATTTATTTAAAAGAGTATACTGAAAACCAGATCGCTCAGCCTGCTCAATCAAGCTGGGGGGATAAAGGTTATCATGAGGTATGGCTTAACGGAACGAATGATTGGATATACAAACATCTTCATATGGCACAGGACCGTATGAAGACACTCATAAGAATCAAAAAGGCATCTCCGGTAAAACACAGGGCAATCAATCAGGCATTAAGAGAGCTGTTACTCGTCCAGAGTAGTGATTGGCCTTTTATCATGAACTCAGGCACGAATGTGAATTATGCAAAAAAAAGATTTATCTCTCACATATCAAGGTTCACGTACCTCTATGAACAAATAACCAATAACAGCATTGACCCGGAATTCCTTAATGAGACAGAATCAAAAGATAACATCTTTAATTGGCTTGATTACACAAACTATGAATAA
- a CDS encoding integration host factor subunit beta yields MKKSELIIRLAERFPHIAKSDMEKIVNIIIDKVIEALENNDRVEIRGFGSLFVKYRRAREARNPKTGQRVMIEDKYVPFFKVGKELKELINKNG; encoded by the coding sequence ATGAAAAAAAGTGAACTAATTATAAGGCTTGCAGAACGATTCCCCCATATTGCCAAGAGTGATATGGAAAAAATAGTTAACATCATAATAGATAAAGTAATAGAAGCGTTAGAAAACAATGACAGGGTTGAAATAAGAGGATTCGGCAGCTTATTTGTAAAATATAGACGGGCAAGAGAGGCGCGTAATCCTAAAACAGGTCAACGCGTGATGATAGAAGATAAGTATGTGCCTTTTTTTAAAGTCGGCAAAGAATTAAAAGAACTTATAAATAAAAATGGATAG
- a CDS encoding HIT domain-containing protein: MDRLWAPWRINYILDGANMEGKNECIFCIYPSEGQDKDASSLIIYRSRLSFIIMNRYPYNTGHIMVAPYRHVANFDELFPEELEDITMNIQLGIKAVKRRLTPSGFNIGINQGKIAGAGIKDHIHVHIVPRWDGDTNFMPVINDTKVLPESISDTYKKIRAGMDEVI; encoded by the coding sequence ATGGATAGGTTGTGGGCGCCATGGCGTATTAATTATATACTTGATGGTGCAAATATGGAAGGTAAAAATGAGTGTATATTCTGTATTTATCCTTCGGAAGGACAGGATAAGGATGCGTCAAGCCTTATTATTTATAGGAGTAGGCTTTCTTTTATTATCATGAACCGCTATCCTTATAACACGGGGCATATAATGGTGGCACCCTACAGGCATGTAGCAAACTTTGACGAGCTTTTCCCGGAAGAGCTTGAAGATATAACTATGAATATCCAGCTTGGAATAAAGGCTGTTAAACGCAGGTTAACTCCATCGGGTTTCAATATAGGGATAAATCAGGGAAAGATTGCCGGAGCAGGAATAAAAGATCATATTCATGTTCACATAGTGCCGAGATGGGATGGTGATACAAATTTTATGCCTGTAATAAATGATACAAAGGTACTACCTGAATCTATAAGTGATACGTATAAAAAAATAAGGGCAGGTATGGATGAAGTTATTTAA
- a CDS encoding universal stress protein, with the protein MIQSPLGLVIATVFLISIISLLWWMLHAPPMVPYVAAKAHIEVEALKNIVVPTQGMDYSERGVEIASRLGTIQDSKMIFVYVIEVPRTLPLNARMEEEDKKAEEAIKHAVDLAVLHKMKSESVILRSRSAGEEIVKIAQEKDADVIVMGIRQHVGLKENIHGRTSDTVLRKAPCEVIIDKLPGEES; encoded by the coding sequence ATGATCCAGTCCCCGCTGGGTCTTGTAATAGCTACTGTCTTTCTTATATCCATAATCAGTTTACTCTGGTGGATGCTGCATGCGCCTCCTATGGTGCCTTATGTGGCAGCAAAAGCCCACATAGAGGTAGAAGCTTTAAAAAACATCGTTGTTCCGACTCAGGGTATGGATTACTCTGAAAGAGGTGTTGAGATAGCAAGCAGGCTTGGGACTATTCAGGATTCTAAAATGATATTTGTTTACGTAATCGAGGTACCAAGAACATTACCGTTAAATGCAAGGATGGAAGAAGAGGACAAAAAGGCAGAGGAAGCAATAAAGCATGCGGTGGATCTCGCAGTCCTTCATAAGATGAAAAGTGAATCTGTGATATTAAGATCAAGATCAGCAGGCGAAGAGATTGTAAAAATAGCTCAGGAAAAGGATGCCGATGTTATTGTTATGGGAATAAGACAGCATGTCGGTCTTAAGGAGAACATTCATGGCAGGACATCCGATACTGTGTTAAGAAAAGCACCGTGTGAGGTCATAATAGATAAACTACCGGGAGAGGAGTCATAA
- the sppA gene encoding signal peptide peptidase SppA yields MERKTANVIGIVLLIVVVISFLLSIFFSIREQNITSISPESIFQSSNRIGIVEVRGVISEPRPIIKQLEGFYKDNSIRAIVIRIDSPGGAVAAAQEIYDEILRVKKKKVVIVSMGTVAASGGYYIACAANKIVADPGTITGSIGVIMEFFDIGGLLKWAKIKSEVVKSGKFKDTGSPFRAMRPDEKAYLQSVIDDVLVQFKTVVSNDRHISMSKIDKIANGRIFAGDQALKLGLIDKLGGFQTAVDLAAKLSGIKGEPKLVYPSQPRKGFYDLLSNKIANLIEEKLTEQDIYKFGYILNFPK; encoded by the coding sequence ATGGAAAGGAAAACTGCAAACGTAATAGGAATAGTGCTTTTAATTGTTGTTGTAATATCATTTCTCTTATCCATCTTTTTCAGCATTAGAGAACAGAATATTACTTCAATATCACCTGAATCCATTTTTCAATCTTCCAATAGAATCGGTATTGTTGAAGTAAGAGGGGTTATCAGCGAACCAAGACCGATTATAAAACAGCTTGAAGGTTTTTATAAGGATAACAGCATTCGGGCGATTGTTATAAGAATAGATTCACCCGGAGGCGCGGTGGCGGCAGCGCAGGAGATATACGACGAGATTTTAAGGGTAAAAAAGAAAAAGGTGGTAATCGTATCTATGGGAACTGTAGCTGCATCCGGTGGTTACTATATCGCATGTGCGGCAAATAAGATTGTAGCTGACCCTGGAACTATAACCGGCAGCATTGGTGTTATAATGGAATTTTTTGATATAGGCGGCTTATTGAAATGGGCAAAGATAAAAAGCGAGGTAGTAAAAAGCGGGAAATTCAAGGATACCGGTTCTCCCTTCAGGGCAATGCGACCTGATGAAAAAGCATACCTGCAGTCCGTAATTGATGATGTGCTTGTACAATTTAAAACCGTTGTTTCCAATGATCGCCATATATCCATGAGTAAGATAGATAAGATAGCTAACGGCAGAATATTTGCAGGGGATCAGGCGCTAAAACTTGGGCTCATTGATAAACTCGGCGGTTTTCAAACGGCTGTTGATCTCGCAGCAAAACTTAGCGGGATTAAAGGAGAACCAAAACTTGTATACCCTTCCCAACCGAGAAAAGGTTTTTATGATTTGTTAAGCAATAAGATCGCAAATCTGATCGAAGAAAAACTTACAGAACAGGACATTTATAAGTTTGGATATATACTTAATTTCCCAAAGTAG
- a CDS encoding CoA pyrophosphatase: MDTYINVLKENLKHLTPREIISQDMKKAAVIAIFLNISDKTHLLFIKKADDIGYHSGQVSFPGGTIEKGETPIEAALRETEEEIGIGKSKLEILGRFDDDSAIISNFIVTPFAAILKDIPEFTLQKSEVKEAFTVPFEFLLKEANYREQRIEMLNTEFLTDGYEYKGHIIWGLTNRLVRRLVEIAGNSCSIDSVKNG, from the coding sequence ATGGATACTTACATCAACGTATTAAAAGAAAACCTAAAACACTTAACGCCCAGAGAGATCATCTCTCAGGATATGAAAAAGGCTGCGGTGATTGCCATTTTTCTTAATATCTCAGATAAAACCCATCTCTTGTTCATAAAAAAAGCGGATGACATCGGTTATCATTCGGGACAGGTATCCTTCCCGGGTGGTACAATAGAAAAAGGGGAAACCCCGATTGAAGCAGCACTAAGAGAAACAGAGGAAGAGATAGGCATAGGCAAAAGCAAACTTGAGATACTCGGCAGGTTTGACGATGATTCAGCAATCATAAGTAACTTTATAGTAACACCATTTGCAGCAATCCTTAAAGATATCCCTGAGTTTACATTGCAAAAATCAGAGGTTAAGGAGGCATTTACGGTACCTTTTGAGTTCCTCCTCAAAGAGGCAAACTATAGAGAACAGCGTATAGAAATGCTTAATACGGAATTTCTTACGGACGGCTATGAGTATAAGGGACACATCATCTGGGGACTTACAAACAGGCTTGTTAGAAGGCTTGTAGAAATTGCAGGGAATAGTTGTAGTATTGATTCTGTTAAAAACGGATAA
- a CDS encoding DUF4912 domain-containing protein, protein MNTKELKKLTIITLRKLAKEKHVSLIRTMSKDEIIKAIVKSGKSMAISLTLKKKAAKSADKVLRKQSTATKRKITYEEKLPEYDNETRLVLMPRDPWWFFAYWVIDKHKYTNKHLLLRVYKKGQLYTNISIGDASSWYVNVPEPGETFKAEIGYINGSGDFSLIATSNPIRTPNAWPSAIKYKDIGLPDSQNTPFAEAYDSFKHSNPAKIEQITSRKR, encoded by the coding sequence ATGAATACAAAAGAGCTTAAAAAACTGACCATAATAACGCTTAGAAAGCTTGCAAAGGAAAAACACGTTAGCCTTATAAGGACAATGTCTAAAGATGAGATCATAAAGGCCATTGTTAAATCAGGGAAATCAATGGCCATCTCTTTAACACTCAAAAAGAAAGCTGCTAAAAGTGCCGATAAGGTTTTGCGTAAGCAATCCACTGCAACTAAACGTAAGATTACCTATGAAGAAAAACTGCCAGAATATGATAATGAGACAAGACTTGTGTTGATGCCAAGGGACCCATGGTGGTTTTTTGCATACTGGGTAATCGATAAACACAAATATACGAATAAACATTTGCTGCTAAGGGTTTATAAAAAAGGGCAACTGTACACAAATATAAGTATTGGAGATGCAAGCAGCTGGTACGTAAATGTTCCGGAGCCGGGAGAGACATTTAAAGCAGAGATCGGATATATAAACGGCAGCGGTGACTTCAGTCTTATAGCAACTTCAAACCCGATCAGGACACCAAACGCGTGGCCTTCTGCAATCAAGTATAAGGATATCGGTTTGCCTGATAGCCAGAACACACCATTTGCAGAAGCTTATGATAGTTTTAAACATTCAAACCCTGCAAAAATAGAGCAAATCACATCAAGAAAAAGATGA